In the Pseudonocardia sediminis genome, TCACCGTGCACGACCGCGACCAGCACCGGCGCGGCGACCTTCGTGCCGCCGGTGACGAGGTCGGCGAGCATCGACAGTCGCGCCGAGACGTCCTGACCGGGACGCGGCCGGCCCAGGCCGTCCTGGTGCTCGGAGGCCGGGAGCAGGTCCGCCGCGGCCAGTACGTGCAGCCGGGCCAGCGCCTGCAGCGGGGCGGTGCGCCAGGCGTCGGACAGGCGGTTGCGCTCGTCGGCGATCCGGACCGCGCCGGCCAGCACCGGGTTCTCGACGTGGTCGGAGCGCTCCGGCGTCAGCGGCGCGCCGTCCAGCGCGGCCGAGGCGCGGGCCGCCCGCAGAGCCGCCTCGGCCGACGTCGCGGGCCAGCCGCGCCGGTTCGCCGGGTGGTTGTGCACGGTCGTCACCGCGTCCCGGGCCCCCGCGACGGCCTCGGCGACGCCGGGCAGCTCGGCGAGGGCGGTCAGCGGGTCGGTCGCGGAGGCGGGAGGCACGCCGTCCATCGTCGCACCGGGCGCTCCGGGGGCCGCCGTCACCACGCCCCGGAGGGGAAGACCGGGACATCCGGGCAGGTAGGTGGTCCTGTCCGGACTGACGGTGCGCGCGAGGTCACGGTTCACTAGCGTCTGAGCGCACACGCGCGCGCACGTCTGGTGCGCAGCTAGATCCAGCCGCGTCGAGGAGGACACGAGGAAATGGCCGAGTCCGAAGCAAAGCTGAGCGCCCTGGCCACGGAGACCCGGGCCTTCCCGCCGCCCGAGGAGTTCGCCGCCCAGGCCAACGCCAAGGCCGATCTCTACGAGCACGCGGACGCCGACCGGGAGGCGTTCTGGGCCGAGCAGGCGGACCGGCTGAGCTGGTCCAAGAAGTGGGACAAGGTCCTCGAATGGGAGACCCCGTTCGCGAAGTGGTTCGTGGGCGGTCAGCTCAACGTCGCCTACAACTGCGTCGACCGCCACGTCGAGGAGGGCAACGGCGACCGGGTCGCGCTGTACTGGGAGGGCGAGCCCGGTGACTCCCGGGAGATCACCTACGCCGACCTCAAGCGCGAGGTCTCGAAGGCCGCGAACGCTCTGACCGAGCTCGGCATCGGCAAGGGCGACCGCGTCGCCATCCAGATGCCGATGATCCCCGAGACGGCGATCTCGATGTTGGCCTGCGCCCGCATCGGCGCGATGCACAGCGTCGTGTTCGGCGGTTTCTCCCCGGGTGCGCTCAAGGCGCGCATCGAGGACGCCGAGTGCAAGCTGCTGATCACCACCGACGGTCAGTACCGGCGCGGCAAGCCGGCGCCGATGAAGGAGAACACCGACGAGGCCGTCGTCGGCACGACGATCGAGCACGTCCTCGTCGTCAAGCGCACCGACACCGACGTCCCCTGGACCGACGGCCGCGACCTCTGGTGGCACGACACCGTCGGTAAGGCCTCGGAGGAGCACACGCCGGAGGCGTTCGACTCCGAGCACCCGCTGTTCATCCTCTACACCTCGGGGACCACGGGTAAGCCCAAGGGCATCCTGCACACCTCCGGTGGCTACCTGACCCAGACCGCCTACACCCACAACGTGGTCTTCGACCACAAGCCGGGCGAGAGCGTCTACTGGTGCACCGCCGACGTCGGCTGGGTGACCGGGCACAGCTACATCGTCTACGGCCCGATGGCCAACGGCGCCACCTCGGTCATGTACGAGGGCACGCCGAACACCCCGCACGAGGGCCGGCACTGGGAGATCGTGCAGAAGTACGGCGTGACGATCTACTACACGGCGCCGACGCTGATCCGCACGTTCATGAAGTGGGGCGAGCAGATCCCCGCCGAGTACGACCTGTCCTCGCTCAAGGTCCTCGGCACGGTCGGCGAGCCGATCAACCCCGAGGCCTGGATGTGGTTCCGGGAGAAGATCGGCGCCGAGCGCTGCCCGATCGTCGACACCTGGTGGCAGACCGAGACCGGCGCCATGATGATCGCCCCGCTGCCCGGCGTCACCGAGACCAAGCCGGGCTCGGCGATGGCCGCGCTGCCCGGGATCGCGGCCTCGGTCGTCGACGAGCAGGGCAACGGCGTCGGCAACGGCGAGGGCGGCTACCTCGTCCTGGACAAGCCGTGGCCGTCGATGCTGCGCGGCATCTGGGGCGACAACGAGCGCTACAAGGACACCTACTGGTCCAAGTTCGCCGAGCAGGGCTACTACTTCGCCGGGGACGGCGCCAAGTACGACGACGACGGCGCCATTTGGCTGCTCGGCCGCGTCGACGACGTCATGAACGTCTCCGGTCACCGCATCTCCACCACCGAGGTGGAGTCGGCGCTGGTCAGCCACCCGACGGTGGCCGAGGCCGCGGTCGTCGGCGCCTCCGACGAGACGACCGGGCAGGGCATCGTCGCGTTCGTCATCCTGCGCGGCAGCGCGGCGAAGGACGGCGGCGACGACGCGATCAAGGCGCTGCGCGACCACGTGGCCAAGGAGATCGGGCCGATCGCCAAGCCGCGCCAGATCCTGGTCGTGGAGGAGCTGCCCAAGACCCGTTCCGGGAAGATCATGCGGCGGCTGCTGCGTGACGTCGCCGAGAACCGCGACGTGGGCGACGTGTCGACGCTGGCCGACTCGTCGGTGATGGACCTGATCTCGAGCGGCATGAAGGAGGGCAAGGAGGACTAGTCACCCTCCTCACCCACAGGACCGGCACCCCCGGACGGCGCGACCGTCCGGGGGTGCCGTCCGTCATGCTGGGCCCATGGAGGGCGATGGCATCCGGGTGCGACGCGGGTTCGTCGTCGGAGAGGGCGAGCTGCGGTGGCGCTTCTCCCGGGCCTCCGGGCCCGGCGGGCAGGGCGTGAACACCACCGACTCACGGGTCGAGCTCTCGTTCGATGTGGCCGGCTCGCCCAGCGTGCCCGCCGCGATGCGGGAACGGGCGACGTCGCGGCTCGCGCACCGTCTCGTCGACGGCGTGGTCACCGTCGTCGCCCAGGAGCACCGCAGCCAGCTGCGCAACCGCGAGGCCGCGCGGGAGCGCCTCGCCGCCCTGCTGGCCGAGGCCACGGCCGCGGCACCCCCGGCGCGGCGGCCGACCCGCCCGACGGCCGGGTCGCGGCGTCGCCGTCTCGACGCGAAGACCCGGCGCGGCGCGACCAAGCGCCTGCGCGGTCGTCCGGACGAGTAGACGCGCCCCCGCGGGCGGCGGGAGCGCACGGTCACCGGATCGGTACCTCCGAAGGTGTGGCGCAGCCGAGCGGTCACCGGGTGCGCATGGCACGATGACGGCTCATTGATCGGCGGCAGGGAGCGCGGCCCCTCGGTCGAGTCGACACTGGAGAGACCGCGTGGTGCAGGAGGGGAAGACGGTGGCGAGCTCGACCAGCAAGTCCAGCGGCGCGGAGGTTCCGCCCGTCCTGCCCTCGATCCCGCTCTCGCCCGAGCCCGGCCCCCGCGACCAGTCCATCGGCGCGCTGGCCAAGGACGTCACGACGCACCTGTCCTCGCTGGTCCGCTCCGAGGTGGAGCTGGCCAAGGCTGAGGTCAGCGCCGAGGTGAAGAAGGGCGTGCAGGGCAGCATCTTCTTCGTGATCGCCGCGGTGATCGGGCTGTTCAGCCTGTTCTACCTGTTCTTCACCCTCGCTGAGTTCATCGCGCTCTGGCTCAACCGGGCCGCCGCGTTCGGCATCACGTTCCTGTTCATGCTGCTGGTCGCCGGTGTCTTCGGGCTCCTCGGCTACCTGCGGGTGCGCAAGCTGCGCAAGCCCGAGCGCACGATCAGCACGCTGAAGGACTCCGCCCAGGTGTTCTCGAGCGTGGGCAAGTCCTCCGACGACGGCCCCCGGGAGCTGACCACCGAGTCCGGGCGGCACGCCGCGCGCACCTCCTAGAGCCGGGGGTGGGCACGTCCCGGCAGGGCAGGCCGAGCTCCCCGGAGCCGTCCTCGGTCCGGCTGCCGGGCCCGTGGACGCACCGCTCGGTCTCGGCCAACGGGATCCGGATCCACGTCGCCGAGTACGGCAGCGGCCCGCTGGTGGTGCTGCTGCACGGGTTCCCGGAGTTCTGGTACTCCTGGCGCCACCAGATCGTCGCGCTCGGCGACGCCGGCTACCGCGTCGTCGCGCCGGACCTGCGCGGCTACGGCGACACCGACAAGACACCCCGCGGCTACGACCTGTGGACG is a window encoding:
- the arfB gene encoding alternative ribosome rescue aminoacyl-tRNA hydrolase ArfB, whose product is MEGDGIRVRRGFVVGEGELRWRFSRASGPGGQGVNTTDSRVELSFDVAGSPSVPAAMRERATSRLAHRLVDGVVTVVAQEHRSQLRNREAARERLAALLAEATAAAPPARRPTRPTAGSRRRRLDAKTRRGATKRLRGRPDE
- a CDS encoding phage holin family protein; protein product: MASSTSKSSGAEVPPVLPSIPLSPEPGPRDQSIGALAKDVTTHLSSLVRSEVELAKAEVSAEVKKGVQGSIFFVIAAVIGLFSLFYLFFTLAEFIALWLNRAAAFGITFLFMLLVAGVFGLLGYLRVRKLRKPERTISTLKDSAQVFSSVGKSSDDGPRELTTESGRHAARTS
- a CDS encoding oxidoreductase, with product MDGVPPASATDPLTALAELPGVAEAVAGARDAVTTVHNHPANRRGWPATSAEAALRAARASAALDGAPLTPERSDHVENPVLAGAVRIADERNRLSDAWRTAPLQALARLHVLAAADLLPASEHQDGLGRPRPGQDVSARLSMLADLVTGGTKVAAPVLVAVVHGELLTLRPFGAADGVVARAAARLTAISSGLDPRGLAVPEVGHLRRSAEYRSASEAFATGTADGLATWIRHCCAEWEAGGREGVSIAEAQ
- the acs gene encoding acetate--CoA ligase, with amino-acid sequence MAESEAKLSALATETRAFPPPEEFAAQANAKADLYEHADADREAFWAEQADRLSWSKKWDKVLEWETPFAKWFVGGQLNVAYNCVDRHVEEGNGDRVALYWEGEPGDSREITYADLKREVSKAANALTELGIGKGDRVAIQMPMIPETAISMLACARIGAMHSVVFGGFSPGALKARIEDAECKLLITTDGQYRRGKPAPMKENTDEAVVGTTIEHVLVVKRTDTDVPWTDGRDLWWHDTVGKASEEHTPEAFDSEHPLFILYTSGTTGKPKGILHTSGGYLTQTAYTHNVVFDHKPGESVYWCTADVGWVTGHSYIVYGPMANGATSVMYEGTPNTPHEGRHWEIVQKYGVTIYYTAPTLIRTFMKWGEQIPAEYDLSSLKVLGTVGEPINPEAWMWFREKIGAERCPIVDTWWQTETGAMMIAPLPGVTETKPGSAMAALPGIAASVVDEQGNGVGNGEGGYLVLDKPWPSMLRGIWGDNERYKDTYWSKFAEQGYYFAGDGAKYDDDGAIWLLGRVDDVMNVSGHRISTTEVESALVSHPTVAEAAVVGASDETTGQGIVAFVILRGSAAKDGGDDAIKALRDHVAKEIGPIAKPRQILVVEELPKTRSGKIMRRLLRDVAENRDVGDVSTLADSSVMDLISSGMKEGKED